From one Actinopolyspora saharensis genomic stretch:
- a CDS encoding PhoH family protein, translating to MAGIAADGAAAQPGQPPQTQQTQSTRTVPDTAVLALLGSKDENLRTVEEVLEADVHVRGNEVTLTGGPTEVAFAESVFDELIELVSKGNQLTPDIVRRSVAMLAGDNGDSPADVLAMDVLSRRGRSIRPKTANQKHYVDAIDDNTVVFGVGPAGTGKTYLAMAKAVRALQAKEVSRIVLIRPAVEAGERLGYLPGSLYEKIDPYLRPLYDALYEMVDPESIPRLTQAGTIEIAPLAYMRGRTLNDAFIILDEAQNTTPEQMKMFLTRLGFGSQIVVTGDVTQIDLPGGQRSGLKVVREILEGIDDVYFCTLDSQDVVRHRLVGEIVNAYDRWQARQESGGDTQSTERPEGRARKQA from the coding sequence GTGGCCGGAATCGCAGCGGACGGGGCCGCGGCCCAACCAGGACAGCCGCCCCAGACCCAGCAGACCCAGTCGACCCGCACCGTGCCGGACACGGCGGTCCTGGCCCTGCTCGGTTCCAAGGACGAGAATCTGCGGACGGTCGAGGAAGTCCTCGAAGCGGACGTGCACGTGCGGGGCAACGAGGTGACGCTCACCGGTGGTCCCACCGAGGTCGCCTTCGCGGAGAGCGTGTTCGACGAGTTGATCGAGCTGGTCTCCAAGGGCAACCAGCTCACTCCGGACATCGTGCGCCGCAGCGTGGCCATGCTCGCGGGGGACAACGGCGACTCCCCCGCCGACGTGCTGGCCATGGACGTGCTGTCCCGCCGGGGACGCAGCATCCGTCCGAAGACAGCCAACCAGAAGCACTACGTCGACGCCATCGACGACAACACCGTGGTGTTCGGCGTCGGACCCGCGGGCACGGGGAAGACCTACCTGGCCATGGCCAAGGCCGTACGGGCGCTGCAGGCCAAGGAGGTCAGCCGGATCGTGCTCATCCGCCCCGCGGTCGAGGCGGGCGAACGGCTCGGTTACCTGCCGGGCAGCCTCTACGAGAAGATCGACCCGTATCTGCGCCCGCTCTACGACGCGCTCTACGAGATGGTCGACCCCGAGTCGATCCCGCGGCTCACCCAGGCGGGCACCATCGAGATCGCTCCGCTGGCCTACATGCGCGGGCGCACGCTCAACGACGCCTTCATCATCCTGGACGAGGCGCAGAACACCACGCCGGAGCAGATGAAGATGTTCCTCACCCGGCTGGGTTTCGGCTCGCAGATCGTGGTCACCGGCGACGTGACCCAGATCGATCTCCCCGGTGGTCAGCGCAGCGGCCTGAAGGTCGTGCGCGAGATCCTGGAGGGCATCGACGACGTGTACTTCTGCACGCTGGACAGCCAGGACGTGGTGCGGCACCGCCTGGTCGGTGAGATCGTCAACGCCTACGACCGCTGGCAGGCACGGCAGGAGAGCGGCGGCGACACCCAGTCGACGGAACGACCCGAGGGGCGGGCACGGAAACAGGCATGA
- the hrcA gene encoding heat-inducible transcriptional repressor HrcA: protein MVNADERRFEVLRAIVADYVSTNEPVGSKTLVEQHDLGVSSATVRNDMAVLEEEGLIAQPHTSAGRIPTDQGYRTFVDRINEIKPLTSPERRAIHAFLGGALDLDDVMRRSVRLLAQLTQQVAVVQYPTLTQSTVRHVEVVTITSARLMLVLITDTGRVDQRMVDLGDVIGEEDVTRLRTVLNSAMAGKRLADASASVAELPEQAPPELRETMSRVCGVLIETLVEHPDERMVLGGTPNLTRNVADFPGSLWQVLEALEEQVVVLRLLAAARDSEGVTVRIGMENEAEEMQTTSVVSTGYGSHGTVLGGMGVVGPTRMDYPGTMAAVRAVASYVGEILAGR from the coding sequence CTGGTGAACGCGGACGAGCGCCGTTTCGAGGTGCTGCGCGCGATCGTTGCCGATTACGTGTCCACCAACGAGCCGGTCGGTTCCAAGACCCTCGTCGAACAGCACGACCTCGGTGTGTCCAGCGCCACTGTACGCAATGACATGGCCGTTCTCGAGGAAGAGGGACTGATCGCGCAGCCGCACACGAGCGCGGGTCGGATCCCCACCGATCAGGGTTACCGCACCTTCGTCGACCGGATCAACGAGATAAAGCCGCTGACCTCCCCGGAGCGCAGGGCCATTCACGCCTTCCTCGGGGGCGCGCTGGACCTCGACGACGTGATGAGGCGCAGCGTGCGGCTGCTGGCGCAGCTCACCCAGCAGGTCGCAGTGGTGCAGTACCCGACGCTGACCCAGTCGACGGTGCGCCACGTGGAAGTGGTGACCATCACTTCGGCGCGGTTGATGCTGGTGCTGATCACGGACACGGGACGGGTCGATCAGCGTATGGTCGACCTCGGGGACGTCATAGGCGAGGAGGACGTCACCCGGCTGCGCACCGTGCTCAATTCCGCGATGGCGGGCAAGCGGCTGGCCGATGCCTCCGCTTCGGTCGCAGAACTTCCGGAACAGGCGCCTCCCGAATTGCGTGAGACCATGTCGCGGGTTTGCGGCGTGCTCATCGAGACCCTGGTCGAGCACCCCGATGAGCGGATGGTTCTCGGGGGGACCCCGAACCTGACCCGCAACGTCGCGGATTTCCCCGGTTCGTTGTGGCAGGTGCTCGAAGCTCTCGAGGAGCAGGTGGTCGTGCTGCGCCTGCTGGCGGCGGCCCGTGACTCGGAGGGCGTGACGGTCCGGATCGGCATGGAGAACGAGGCCGAGGAGATGCAGACCACCTCGGTCGTTTCCACCGGTTACGGTTCGCATGGGACGGTACTGGGGGGCATGGGCGTGGTCGGCCCCACTCGGATGGACTATCCGGGAACGATGGCAGCGGTTCGTGCCGTTGCGTCCTACGTGGGAGAGATCCTGGCGGGACGGTGA
- a CDS encoding 16S rRNA (uracil(1498)-N(3))-methyltransferase translates to MPSTLPVFSVDELPAGTHTRLDGPEGKHAATVRRMRSGARLTLSDGRGGLAECRVVEAGRDVLELEVLDRQRVPEPELRVRLVQALVKGDRGELAVELATEAGVDSIMPWRAERCVAKWDDGPRGAKALERWRNSTRQAAKQARRAWTPVVEDPAGTSAVAESLSDCAAAMVLHESGELALPEVPLPRQGRLTVVVGPEGGVTDGELDALTAAGARPVRLGPEVLRASTAGAVALGALGALTERWR, encoded by the coding sequence ATGCCATCTACTCTGCCGGTCTTCTCGGTCGACGAACTCCCCGCGGGAACGCACACCCGGCTGGACGGGCCGGAGGGCAAGCACGCCGCCACCGTGCGCCGGATGCGCTCCGGGGCCCGGCTGACGCTGTCGGACGGGCGGGGCGGGCTCGCCGAGTGCCGGGTCGTGGAAGCGGGCAGGGACGTTCTCGAGCTGGAAGTGCTGGACCGGCAGCGGGTGCCCGAGCCGGAGCTGCGGGTGCGGCTGGTGCAGGCGCTGGTCAAGGGCGATCGCGGTGAGCTGGCCGTGGAGCTGGCGACCGAGGCCGGGGTGGATTCGATCATGCCGTGGCGGGCTGAGCGTTGCGTGGCCAAGTGGGACGACGGCCCCCGCGGGGCCAAGGCGCTCGAACGCTGGCGCAATTCCACGCGACAGGCGGCGAAGCAGGCGCGCAGGGCCTGGACCCCCGTGGTCGAGGATCCCGCGGGGACTTCCGCCGTGGCGGAGTCGCTGTCCGACTGCGCCGCCGCGATGGTGCTGCACGAGTCGGGGGAGCTCGCGCTGCCGGAGGTCCCGCTGCCCCGGCAGGGGCGGTTGACCGTGGTAGTCGGCCCCGAGGGCGGGGTCACGGACGGGGAGCTGGACGCGCTGACCGCAGCCGGTGCCAGGCCGGTCCGGTTGGGGCCCGAGGTGCTGCGGGCCTCGACGGCGGGGGCGGTGGCGCTGGGAGCGCTGGGGGCCTTGACCGAGCGCTGGCGGTGA
- a CDS encoding histidine triad nucleotide-binding protein yields MTEGEPSLFERMMSGEIPAEFVHHDERTIAIRDINPQAPVHVLVVPRKRYRNAAELAGDDPELLAELFRVAANIAESEGIAESGYRLLFNTNEDAGQTVFHVHLHVLGGRQLGALAQQV; encoded by the coding sequence ATGACCGAAGGCGAGCCCTCACTGTTCGAGCGCATGATGTCCGGCGAGATCCCCGCCGAGTTCGTGCACCACGACGAGCGCACCATCGCGATCAGGGACATCAACCCCCAGGCCCCCGTTCATGTGCTGGTGGTCCCCCGCAAGCGGTACCGCAACGCGGCCGAGCTGGCTGGCGACGACCCGGAGCTGCTGGCCGAACTGTTCCGCGTGGCCGCGAACATCGCCGAGAGCGAAGGCATCGCGGAGTCGGGCTACCGGCTGTTGTTCAACACCAACGAGGACGCGGGGCAGACGGTTTTCCACGTGCATCTGCACGTTTTGGGTGGGCGGCAGCTCGGAGCCCTTGCCCAGCAGGTGTGA
- a CDS encoding putative leader peptide: MDATPTELLLVARRYLDLRRVSSALCRSAG; the protein is encoded by the coding sequence ATGGACGCGACCCCCACCGAGCTGCTGCTGGTCGCCCGGCGCTACTTGGATCTGCGGCGGGTGTCGAGCGCGCTGTGCCGTAGCGCGGGCTAG
- the dnaJ gene encoding molecular chaperone DnaJ, with protein MAKDYYGILGVSKDATQDQIKRAYRKLARELHPDVNKEDGAQERFREVSTAYEVLSDPQKRQMVDLGGDPMDSGGGGAGGRAGGDPFAGFGGLGDIMDAFFGGGTGGGAGRGPRSRVQQGSDALLRLELTLEDCARGVNRDVTVDTAVVCDTCQGGGSSAGTAPSTCDTCDGRGEIQSVQRSFLGQVMTSRPCPVCQGLGEVITDPCQQCNGDGRVRSRRTITVKIPGGVGDGMRVRLAGEGEVGPGGGPAGDLFVEVEELPHERFVRDGADLHCNVQVPMTAAALGTVINVETLEDQEELTVEPGTQPGTEYVLSGQGLPKLRSNGRISGHGDLHVHLDVVVPTKLDDTQADLLRQLASERDEEQPEPTVSANGNGHRSGIFSRFRGFGHR; from the coding sequence GTGGCCAAGGACTACTACGGGATCCTCGGGGTATCCAAGGACGCGACCCAGGATCAGATCAAGCGGGCTTACCGCAAGCTTGCGCGGGAACTGCACCCTGATGTCAACAAGGAGGACGGTGCCCAGGAGCGCTTCCGGGAGGTGAGCACCGCCTACGAGGTCCTCTCGGATCCCCAGAAGCGTCAGATGGTCGATCTGGGCGGCGATCCGATGGACAGCGGCGGCGGTGGCGCGGGAGGACGCGCCGGTGGCGACCCGTTCGCCGGTTTCGGCGGCCTCGGCGACATCATGGACGCGTTCTTCGGCGGTGGCACCGGAGGTGGCGCGGGTCGAGGCCCGCGCAGCCGCGTCCAGCAGGGTTCCGACGCGCTGCTGCGGTTGGAGCTGACGCTGGAGGACTGCGCGCGGGGTGTGAACCGTGACGTCACGGTCGACACCGCTGTCGTGTGCGACACCTGTCAGGGTGGGGGTTCGAGTGCGGGAACCGCTCCCTCCACCTGTGACACCTGCGACGGACGTGGCGAGATCCAGTCCGTGCAGCGCTCCTTCCTGGGGCAGGTCATGACCTCGCGTCCCTGCCCGGTGTGCCAGGGGCTCGGTGAGGTCATCACCGATCCGTGCCAGCAGTGCAACGGGGACGGGCGAGTGCGCTCCAGGCGCACGATCACGGTCAAGATCCCCGGCGGTGTCGGTGACGGCATGCGGGTCCGGCTCGCCGGAGAGGGCGAGGTCGGTCCGGGCGGCGGTCCGGCGGGCGACCTCTTCGTCGAGGTCGAGGAGCTGCCGCACGAGCGCTTCGTGCGGGACGGTGCGGACCTGCACTGCAACGTCCAGGTCCCGATGACCGCGGCCGCGCTGGGCACCGTGATCAACGTCGAGACGCTCGAGGACCAGGAGGAGCTGACCGTTGAGCCGGGCACCCAGCCCGGTACCGAGTACGTGCTCAGCGGTCAGGGGTTGCCGAAGCTGCGTTCGAACGGGCGCATCAGCGGCCACGGTGACCTGCACGTGCACTTGGACGTGGTCGTCCCGACCAAGCTGGACGACACTCAGGCGGACCTGCTGCGTCAGCTGGCGTCGGAACGGGACGAGGAGCAGCCCGAACCCACTGTCAGCGCGAACGGCAACGGACACCGCAGCGGGATCTTCTCGCGGTTCCGCGGGTTCGGCCACCGCTGA
- the hemW gene encoding radical SAM family heme chaperone HemW, with the protein MTAQPLTGETPPADGSLPEGALEGVGKRPFGVYVHVPFCATRCGYCDFNTYTADELEGGGSLGGWLEALKQELRLGVRALGGPERAPRAETVFVGGGTPSLLGGDGLAEVLDAVRDSFGLTADAEVTTEANPESTSPELFDTIRRAGYTRVSLGMQSAAEHVLRVLDRRHTPGRAVAAAGEARAAGFEHVSLDLIYGTPGESTQDLRSTLEAVLSAEVDHVSAYSLIVEEGTALARRVRRGELPMPDEDVLAEKYELIDSVLSGSGLRWYEVSNWASTEEARCRHNIGYWRGGDWWGAGPGAHSHVGGVRWWNLKFPARYAATLASGNSPATGREVLTEEDRRIERVMLELRLDGGLPVEVLDRAGVDEAWQAVEDGLLRGERLREGRCVLTDRGRLLADGVVRRLIG; encoded by the coding sequence GTGACCGCACAACCACTGACCGGTGAGACCCCTCCCGCGGACGGGAGCTTGCCCGAAGGGGCGTTGGAAGGCGTGGGAAAGCGTCCGTTCGGGGTTTACGTGCACGTGCCGTTCTGCGCCACCCGGTGCGGCTACTGCGACTTCAACACCTACACCGCCGACGAGCTGGAGGGCGGGGGCAGCCTCGGAGGGTGGCTGGAAGCGCTCAAGCAGGAGCTCCGGCTCGGTGTCCGCGCGCTCGGCGGTCCGGAGCGGGCCCCCAGGGCCGAGACGGTGTTCGTCGGAGGGGGGACCCCCTCCCTGCTCGGGGGCGACGGGTTGGCCGAGGTGCTGGACGCGGTGCGCGACTCGTTCGGCCTGACCGCGGACGCGGAGGTGACCACGGAGGCCAATCCGGAGTCCACCTCGCCCGAGCTGTTCGACACGATCCGGCGGGCGGGCTACACCAGGGTTTCGCTGGGCATGCAGTCGGCGGCCGAGCACGTGCTGCGCGTGCTGGACCGCAGGCACACGCCGGGGCGGGCCGTGGCCGCGGCGGGCGAGGCGCGCGCCGCCGGATTCGAGCACGTCAGCCTGGACCTGATCTACGGGACCCCGGGGGAGAGCACGCAGGACCTGCGCAGCACGCTCGAGGCCGTGCTGAGCGCGGAGGTCGACCACGTGTCGGCCTATTCGCTGATCGTCGAGGAGGGCACGGCGCTGGCCCGGCGGGTTCGGCGCGGCGAGCTGCCCATGCCGGACGAGGACGTCCTCGCGGAGAAGTACGAACTGATCGACAGTGTGTTGAGCGGCTCGGGGCTGCGGTGGTACGAGGTGTCGAACTGGGCCTCGACCGAGGAGGCGCGCTGCAGGCACAACATCGGTTACTGGCGCGGCGGCGACTGGTGGGGTGCCGGTCCGGGCGCGCACAGCCACGTCGGCGGGGTCCGGTGGTGGAACCTCAAGTTCCCCGCGCGCTACGCCGCGACCCTGGCCTCCGGGAACTCCCCCGCCACCGGCAGGGAGGTGCTGACCGAGGAGGACCGCCGCATCGAGCGCGTGATGCTGGAACTGCGCCTGGACGGCGGACTTCCCGTCGAGGTGCTCGACCGGGCAGGGGTCGACGAGGCGTGGCAGGCCGTGGAGGACGGGCTGCTCCGGGGGGAACGGCTGCGGGAGGGCCGCTGCGTGCTCACCGACCGGGGAAGGCTGCTCGCGGACGGGGTCGTGCGGCGTCTGATCGGCTGA